The Triticum aestivum cultivar Chinese Spring chromosome 7B, IWGSC CS RefSeq v2.1, whole genome shotgun sequence genome window below encodes:
- the LOC123159299 gene encoding serine carboxypeptidase-like, which produces MGPTGQSRTLLLLLLAAAAAAAPEHESLLRLPSSARSLAPKTPRSTGAELIRALNLHPRDAFPRRPDGVGIGGSDALPAGTLVERPIRLASLVAGDDGGGGTSVSNLGHHAGYYRLPTTHDARLFYFFFESRQHKKEDPMVIWLAGGPGCSSTSGTVSCFAAYFVCNTIFSSIRLIIGNKNYYDVRKPCVGSLCYDFYNLEKFLNLKSVRQSLGVGDIEFVSCSPTVYQAMLLDWMRNLEVGIPELLENDIKVLIYAGEYDLICNWLGNSRCVDSMEWSGKKAFMSSVEKPFTVDGKEADILKSHGPLSFFEGPRFWSHGTHGSTEGRLGDAQEVDVRKPFRRLLELSEARLRHIIHPCAGY; this is translated from the exons atgggacccacaggtcagtctCGCACCCTGTTGCTtctgctcctcgccgccgccgccgccgccgcgccagagCACGAATCCTTGCTCCGCCTCCCCTCCTCGGCGCGCTCCCTCGCCCCGAAGACCCCCCGCTCCACCGGCGCCGAACTCATCCGCGCCCTCAACCTCCACCCTCGCGACGCCTTCCCCCGCCGCCCCGACGGCGTCGGCATCGGCGGCAGCGATGCTCTCCCGGCCGGAACCCTCGTCGAGAGGCCGATCCGCCTTGCGTCTctggtggccggagacgacggcggcggcggcacgtcGGTGAGCAACCTCGGGCACCACGCCGGGTACTACCGCCTCCCCACCACTCACGACGCCAG gctcttctacttcttcttcgaatCCAGGCAGCACAAGAAGGAGGACCCCATGGTGATCTGGCTGGCGGGAGGGCCCGGCTGCAGCA GTACCTCTGGCACTGTATCTTGCTTTGCTGCCTATTTTGTTTGCAATACAATATTCAGTTCCATCAGGTTGATAATCGGGAACAAAAAT TATTATGACGTCAGGAAGCCATGCGTGGGGAGCCTATGCTATGATTTTTATAACTTGGAGAAGTTTCTCAATCTGAAATCTGTCAGACAGAGCCTAGGCGTTGGAGACATAGAGTTTGTTTCCTGCAGCCCGACCGTCTATCAGGCTATGCTCTTAGATTGGATGAGGAACCTTGAAGTTGGGATCCCTGAACTCCTTGAGAACGATATCAAAGTGCTGATTTATGCTGGAGAGTATGATCTCATATGCAACTGGCTAG GAAACTCAAGATGCGTAGACTCTATGGAATGGTCTGGAAAGAAAGCCTTCATGTCCTCGGTGGAGAAACCCTTCACGGTTGATGGAAAAGAAGCCGACATTCTAAAAAGCCACGGCCCTTTGAGTTTTTTTGAAG GTCCACGATTCTGGTCACATGGTACCCATGGATCAACTGAAGGCCGCCTTGGAGATGCTCAAGAGGTGGATGTCAGGAAACCTTTCAGACGCCTCCTCGAGCTCTCAGAGGCTCGACTTCGCCATATAATCCATCCTTGCGCTGGCTACTAG